In Planctomycetia bacterium, the sequence TCACGTATCGGGCGATATTGCCCACGGGGCGATGCGCCAAGCTTCGCGCTCAGTTTCAGCGGGAGTCAGGTACGCGAACCGGCTCAGCCACAGCCCTTCGTGCGCGAAGATCCTCCACCAGCGTGCTGGTCGACTCCACCTCCACGCGCCGGTTCATGGCCTGAGAATCCGTCGTGTAAGCGCCCAAGATGACCGGCTCAAAGCTGGCGCTTCCAACGACGCGGAGCGTATCAGCGGCAACGCCCCGTTTCAGCAGATAGTCTCGCACTGCGCTCGCTCGCCGCAGCGACAATTCCATGGCCGATGATTCTTTGCTGTCGGCAGCCAGGTCGTCCGTCGACGTGTGCCCTCGGATCAAGACCACGTTGCGGTGTCCGCGGATGAGATCCGCGATCTGGTCGAGATTCTTCGCACTCGACGGCGTCACGGTTGCTTCAACCGCATTGAACAGTAACGTTTGTAAGCGTTACGCGAACCTTTCAATTACCCACATCTTTCGCCAGGCAATATCCGAGGTGGATGTCGGTGAGCCTGGACATGCCGCGCCACAAGACCATGTTGCCGGGCGGAA encodes:
- a CDS encoding OmpA family protein, which gives rise to MFNAVEATVTPSSAKNLDQIADLIRGHRNVVLIRGHTSTDDLAADSKESSAMELSLRRASAVRDYLLKRGVAADTLRVVGSASFEPVILGAYTTDSQAMNRRVEVESTSTLVEDLRARRAVAEPVRVPDSR